The following are encoded in a window of Pseudalgibacter alginicilyticus genomic DNA:
- the mraY gene encoding phospho-N-acetylmuramoyl-pentapeptide-transferase: MLYYLFEYLEKEFQFPGASLFGFLTPRAAFAMILSLLISTIYGKRIIRFLQRQQVGETIRDLGLDGQQEKAGTPTMGGLIIIMATLIPVLLLAKLENIYIILLIVTTVWMGVIGFIDDYIKKFKQDKDGLKGRFKILGQIGLGVIVGTTLFFHPEVTIKEKLPLEQRQALLAENPKIEPAKLFESEIKSTKTTIPFVKENEFEYSKLITWISSDLEKYAWIVFLLAVIIIITGVSNGANLTDGIDGLAAGTSAIIALTLGIFAWLSGNIIFSDFLNIMYIPRVEEITIYIAAFVGALIGFLWYNTYPAQVFMGDTGSLTIGGIIAVIAIAVRKEWLIPVLCGIFVAENLSVIMQVGWFKYTKKKYGEGRRIFKMSPLHHHYQKIGYHESKIVTRFWIIGILLAILSIVTLKIR, from the coding sequence ATGTTATATTATTTATTTGAATATTTAGAAAAGGAATTTCAATTTCCTGGAGCTTCACTCTTTGGGTTTTTAACGCCCAGAGCTGCTTTTGCCATGATTTTGTCTTTGTTGATTTCTACTATTTATGGAAAACGTATTATTCGTTTTTTACAACGTCAACAAGTTGGTGAAACTATTAGAGATTTAGGCTTAGATGGGCAACAAGAAAAAGCAGGAACGCCAACAATGGGAGGGCTTATTATCATTATGGCAACACTTATACCTGTGTTGTTGTTGGCTAAATTGGAAAATATTTATATCATACTATTGATTGTTACAACAGTTTGGATGGGGGTTATCGGATTTATAGACGATTATATTAAAAAGTTCAAACAAGATAAAGATGGTTTAAAAGGGCGTTTCAAAATATTGGGGCAAATTGGGCTTGGTGTTATAGTGGGGACAACTTTGTTTTTTCATCCAGAGGTTACTATAAAAGAAAAGTTACCGTTGGAACAGCGACAAGCTTTGTTGGCGGAAAACCCAAAGATTGAGCCGGCGAAATTGTTTGAAAGTGAAATAAAATCAACTAAAACAACCATTCCTTTTGTAAAGGAAAACGAGTTTGAATACTCAAAATTAATTACGTGGATAAGTTCAGACTTAGAAAAGTATGCTTGGATTGTTTTTCTTTTGGCTGTTATTATTATAATCACAGGTGTATCAAACGGAGCTAATCTTACAGATGGTATTGATGGATTGGCAGCAGGTACATCGGCAATTATAGCACTCACTTTAGGAATTTTTGCTTGGTTATCGGGTAATATTATTTTTTCTGATTTTCTCAATATCATGTATATCCCTCGTGTAGAGGAAATCACTATTTATATTGCTGCTTTTGTGGGAGCGTTAATCGGTTTTTTGTGGTATAACACATATCCAGCACAAGTATTTATGGGAGATACAGGGAGTTTGACTATTGGGGGTATTATAGCAGTTATTGCTATTGCTGTCCGTAAAGAATGGCTGATTCCTGTGTTGTGCGGTATTTTTGTTGCCGAAAATTTATCGGTGATTATGCAAGTGGGTTGGTTTAAATATACCAAGAAAAAATATGGTGAAGGTAGGCGCATATTTAAAATGTCGCCTTTACATCATCACTATCAAAAAATAGGATATCACGAAAGTAAAATAGTAACACGTTTTTGGATTATTGGCATATTACTGGCAATTTTATCAATAGTTACATTGAAAATAAGATAA
- a CDS encoding cell division protein FtsQ/DivIB, with product MIMLLGLVVFLFAFASNKNGDRKVSEIAINFIGDNNLFVTHENVSKLLIVNQEGVKNKSKETLALNTLENALNSNPMVKSAEVYVSVNGVLTADIEQKRPIARVSTNASYYIDDEGFYMPLSKNYSARVPLVTGYVEKNNLKNVFTVAQKIEKDSFLRTNVIEIHQSNNNELYLKLRQCSFLVKLGSIHFLDKKINNLKAFYQKNLKEKTLNNYSRVNLQFDNQVVCTKK from the coding sequence ATGATAATGTTATTGGGCTTGGTTGTCTTCTTATTTGCATTTGCTTCAAATAAAAATGGAGATAGAAAGGTGTCTGAAATTGCTATCAATTTTATAGGTGATAATAACCTTTTTGTTACCCATGAAAATGTTAGTAAATTGTTAATAGTAAATCAGGAAGGAGTTAAAAATAAAAGCAAAGAAACTTTAGCTTTGAATACTTTAGAAAATGCCCTGAATTCTAATCCAATGGTAAAATCAGCAGAAGTGTATGTTTCTGTTAATGGGGTGCTTACTGCTGATATAGAACAAAAAAGACCTATTGCAAGAGTTAGTACAAATGCGTCTTACTATATAGATGATGAAGGTTTTTATATGCCTTTATCTAAAAATTATTCCGCTAGAGTGCCACTGGTTACAGGTTATGTTGAAAAAAACAATTTAAAAAATGTTTTTACTGTAGCTCAAAAAATTGAGAAAGATTCATTCTTGAGGACTAATGTTATAGAAATTCATCAAAGTAATAATAATGAATTGTATCTAAAATTAAGACAATGCTCATTTTTAGTAAAATTAGGAAGCATCCATTTTTTAGATAAAAAAATAAATAATTTGAAAGCGTTTTATCAAAAAAACCTTAAAGAAAAGACATTGAATAATTATAGTAGAGTTAATTTACAATTTGACAACCAAGTCGTATGTACCAAAAAATAA
- a CDS encoding FtsW/RodA/SpoVE family cell cycle protein, whose translation MQTLFKNIKGDRLIWAIVALLAILSFLPVYSAASNLAYRGSDGNTFGFFVKHFMHLLLGFVIMYGVHKVPYRYFKGLSLIMIPVVLVLLGVTMLQGTTIEGANASRWIQIPIVGMSFQTSTLASVVLMVYVARYMSKIQDKDITFKNTILPLWAPVFFVLILILPANFSTAAIMFLMVIMLVFLGGYPIRYLAVILGSGVLVLSLFVLTAKAFPDIMPNRVDTWVSRIESFSNDEVTEADYQIEKAKIAIASGGIQGVGPGKSIQKNFLPQSSSDFIFAIIIEEYGLIGGFGLMILYMWLLFRIVIVAQKSDTIFGKLLVLGVGLPIVFQALINMAVAVELFPVTGQTLPLISSGGTSIWMTCLAVGIILSVSAKREEIKEQEEMEENPLEILSEAI comes from the coding sequence ATGCAAACATTATTTAAAAACATAAAAGGAGATCGGTTAATTTGGGCTATAGTTGCTTTATTGGCTATTTTGTCGTTTTTGCCAGTATATAGTGCGGCTAGTAATTTAGCTTATAGAGGTAGTGATGGTAATACTTTTGGGTTTTTTGTAAAACATTTTATGCATTTACTTTTAGGTTTTGTTATTATGTATGGGGTTCATAAAGTGCCGTATAGGTATTTTAAAGGGTTGTCATTAATAATGATTCCTGTGGTTTTAGTGTTGTTGGGGGTTACAATGTTGCAAGGAACAACTATTGAAGGGGCTAATGCTAGTAGGTGGATTCAAATTCCAATTGTAGGTATGTCATTTCAAACATCAACTTTAGCATCTGTTGTGCTTATGGTATATGTAGCAAGATACATGTCCAAAATTCAGGATAAAGATATTACGTTTAAAAATACTATTTTGCCGCTTTGGGCGCCAGTTTTTTTTGTACTGATACTCATTCTTCCAGCAAATTTTTCAACAGCAGCTATTATGTTTTTAATGGTTATTATGTTGGTTTTCTTGGGTGGCTATCCTATAAGGTATCTTGCAGTTATTTTAGGGTCTGGTGTTTTGGTGTTGTCATTATTTGTTTTAACAGCAAAAGCATTTCCAGATATTATGCCTAATAGGGTGGATACTTGGGTAAGTAGAATAGAAAGTTTTTCTAATGATGAGGTAACTGAAGCTGATTATCAAATTGAAAAAGCTAAAATAGCCATTGCATCAGGTGGTATTCAAGGGGTTGGACCTGGGAAAAGTATTCAAAAGAATTTTTTACCACAGTCTTCTTCAGATTTTATTTTTGCAATTATCATTGAAGAATATGGGTTGATTGGAGGTTTTGGATTGATGATTCTTTATATGTGGTTGCTTTTCAGAATTGTAATTGTGGCGCAAAAATCGGATACTATATTCGGCAAGCTATTGGTGTTAGGTGTCGGATTGCCAATTGTGTTTCAGGCCTTAATAAATATGGCGGTTGCTGTGGAGTTATTTCCAGTCACAGGGCAAACTTTGCCACTAATAAGTAGTGGAGGGACTTCCATTTGGATGACTTGTTTAGCGGTAGGTATCATTTTAAGTGTAAGTGCTAAAAGAGAAGAAATTAAAGAACAAGAAGAAATGGAAGAGAATCCTTTGGAAATTCTTTCTGAAGCTATATAA
- a CDS encoding UDP-N-acetylmuramoyl-L-alanyl-D-glutamate--2,6-diaminopimelate ligase, producing MNVLKDILYKVPINAVVGNTSVAINAIHFDSRRVVENDMFVAIKGSVVDGHKYIGKALENGANTIVCEELPDELNAGITYVEVVCASQALAFMAANYYGTPSENLKLIGVTGTNGKTTIATLLCQLFKKAGYKVGLLSTVKIMVDEKEYKATHTTPDSVTINKYLKEMNDEGVEFCFMEVSSHGIHQNRTEGLHFVGGVFTNLSHDHLDYHETFAEYRDVKKSFFDKLPKEAFAIVNADDKNGLVMLQNTKARKCTYALKNYANYKAQILENQFSGLLLKVNESEVWTRLIGNFNAYNVLAIYATAELLGLEKVEILRLISELVSVSGRFQYLISDEKITAIVDYAHTPDALQNVLETINSIRTKNETLITVVGCGGDRDKTKRPKMGRIASALSSKVIFTSDNPRSEVPETIIEEIEKGVEPQNFKKILSIVDRKQAIKTACQLAQPNDIILIAGKGHETYQEIKGERFDFDDYKIVQEYLKQLEK from the coding sequence ATGAATGTATTAAAAGACATACTTTATAAAGTTCCAATTAACGCTGTTGTTGGTAATACAAGTGTTGCTATTAATGCGATTCATTTTGACTCAAGGCGCGTTGTTGAAAATGACATGTTTGTAGCAATTAAAGGAAGTGTAGTGGATGGTCATAAATATATAGGTAAAGCTTTGGAAAATGGTGCGAATACCATTGTTTGTGAAGAGCTTCCAGACGAGTTGAATGCTGGGATAACCTATGTGGAAGTTGTATGTGCAAGTCAAGCATTGGCTTTTATGGCTGCGAATTATTATGGCACGCCTTCTGAAAACCTGAAACTAATTGGGGTTACTGGTACAAATGGAAAAACAACCATTGCTACATTATTGTGTCAATTGTTTAAAAAAGCTGGATATAAAGTAGGGTTGCTTTCTACGGTTAAAATAATGGTAGATGAAAAAGAATATAAAGCTACGCATACCACTCCAGATTCTGTTACTATTAATAAGTATTTAAAAGAAATGAATGATGAGGGTGTGGAGTTTTGCTTTATGGAGGTGAGTTCGCATGGTATTCATCAGAATAGAACGGAAGGGCTTCATTTTGTAGGTGGTGTTTTTACAAATTTGTCTCACGATCATTTAGATTATCATGAAACCTTTGCGGAATATAGAGATGTAAAAAAATCATTTTTTGATAAGTTGCCAAAAGAAGCATTTGCTATTGTGAATGCAGATGATAAAAATGGCTTGGTGATGCTTCAGAATACAAAAGCACGAAAATGTACCTATGCATTAAAAAATTACGCTAATTATAAAGCGCAGATTTTAGAAAATCAGTTTAGTGGATTGCTATTAAAAGTTAATGAAAGTGAAGTTTGGACACGTTTAATTGGAAATTTTAATGCTTACAATGTATTAGCTATCTATGCTACTGCGGAGTTATTAGGGTTAGAAAAAGTAGAAATACTTCGATTGATTAGTGAATTAGTAAGTGTGAGTGGGAGATTTCAATATCTAATTTCTGATGAAAAAATAACTGCAATTGTTGATTATGCTCATACGCCAGATGCTTTGCAAAATGTATTAGAAACCATTAATAGTATTCGTACTAAAAATGAAACACTAATTACAGTAGTAGGTTGTGGAGGCGATAGAGATAAAACTAAGCGACCAAAAATGGGACGCATTGCTTCAGCTTTAAGTTCCAAAGTTATTTTTACAAGTGATAACCCAAGAAGCGAAGTTCCTGAAACTATTATTGAAGAGATTGAGAAAGGTGTAGAGCCTCAAAATTTTAAAAAAATACTTTCAATAGTGGATAGAAAACAAGCTATTAAAACTGCTTGTCAATTAGCTCAACCCAATGATATTATACTCATCGCAGGAAAAGGTCATGAAACTTATCAAGAAATTAAAGGAGAGCGTTTTGATTTTGATGATTATAAAATAGTACAGGAGTATTTAAAACAATTAGAAAAATAA
- the ftsA gene encoding cell division protein FtsA — translation MEHNIAVGLDIGTTKIVAMIGRKNEYGKLEILGIGKSKSLGVHRGVVNNITQTIQSIQQAVQEAEAAADSKIDGVTVGIAGQHIRSLQHSDYITRPNSESVIDESDIDRLINQVHKLVMLPGEEIIHVLPQEYKVDGQAEIKEPIGMYGGRLEANFHVVVGQVSSIRNVGRCIQSAGLNLEGITLEPLASANAVLSQEEKEAGVALIDIGGGTTDLAIFRDGIIRHTAVIPFGGNVITEDIKEGCSIIEKQAELLKIKFGSAWPGENKDNEIVSIPGLRGREPKEITLKNLSRIIHARVVEIVEQVYAEIKNYGHEEQKKKLIAGIVLTGGGAQLKHLKQLVEYITGMDTRIGYPNEHLAGNSDGEVTSPLFATAVGLVLDGLKRQDRKKIEQQEIQVEKEKVEEASPEEIKEKPVKERRSFLDKLTERVKDFLDNAE, via the coding sequence ATGGAGCATAACATAGCAGTAGGATTAGATATAGGAACCACAAAAATTGTGGCTATGATTGGTCGTAAAAATGAATACGGTAAACTTGAAATTTTAGGTATTGGAAAATCTAAAAGTTTAGGAGTGCACCGTGGTGTGGTAAATAATATAACTCAAACGATTCAATCAATACAGCAAGCTGTTCAAGAAGCAGAGGCTGCTGCAGATTCCAAAATTGACGGTGTTACTGTTGGTATTGCAGGTCAGCACATTCGTAGTTTACAGCATAGTGACTATATAACCAGACCCAATTCAGAATCGGTTATAGATGAAAGTGATATTGATAGACTTATCAACCAGGTTCATAAATTAGTAATGCTTCCTGGTGAGGAGATCATTCATGTATTACCTCAAGAATATAAGGTAGATGGGCAAGCCGAAATTAAAGAACCTATTGGGATGTATGGAGGCAGATTGGAAGCTAATTTTCATGTGGTAGTTGGGCAAGTATCTTCTATAAGAAATGTTGGACGCTGTATTCAAAGTGCAGGACTGAATTTAGAAGGCATCACTTTAGAGCCTTTAGCATCAGCCAATGCTGTTTTAAGCCAAGAAGAAAAAGAAGCAGGAGTTGCTTTGATTGATATTGGAGGTGGTACCACAGATTTGGCTATTTTTAGAGATGGTATCATCCGTCATACAGCAGTCATTCCGTTTGGAGGCAATGTTATTACCGAAGATATAAAAGAAGGTTGTTCTATTATTGAAAAACAAGCAGAATTACTAAAAATAAAATTTGGGTCCGCATGGCCTGGTGAAAATAAAGATAATGAAATTGTTTCTATACCAGGGTTGCGAGGACGTGAGCCTAAGGAGATAACCCTCAAAAATCTCTCAAGAATTATTCATGCACGTGTGGTAGAAATTGTTGAGCAGGTATATGCCGAGATTAAAAACTACGGACATGAAGAACAAAAGAAAAAACTAATAGCAGGTATTGTTTTAACAGGTGGCGGGGCGCAATTAAAACATTTGAAGCAATTGGTAGAATACATTACAGGAATGGATACTCGTATTGGTTATCCTAATGAGCATTTGGCTGGTAATAGTGATGGAGAAGTAACAAGTCCATTGTTTGCTACCGCAGTAGGATTGGTATTAGATGGTTTGAAGCGCCAAGACCGAAAAAAAATTGAGCAGCAAGAAATTCAAGTTGAAAAAGAAAAAGTAGAAGAAGCTTCACCTGAAGAAATTAAAGAAAAACCAGTAAAAGAAAGACGTTCTTTCTTAGATAAACTAACTGAAAGAGTTAAAGATTTTTTAGATAATGCTGAGTAG
- the murG gene encoding undecaprenyldiphospho-muramoylpentapeptide beta-N-acetylglucosaminyltransferase, translating to MNNKNKTYKIILSGGGTGGHIYPAIAIANELKLRMPNAEFLFVGAKDRMEMDKVPEAGYAIKGLWISGIQRKLTFKNLMFPFKLIHSLWGARKIVKDFKPDVAIGTGGFASGPLLYMAALNRIPSLIQEQNSYPGITNKLLSKKAQKICVAYDGLERFFPKDRIIKTGNPVRQGLLDIDTKTDEAKNFFNLKQGKHTLLVLGGSLGAKRVNELIEKELDFLDTQNVQIIWQCGKLYYQQYKIYSNTKNVQVYEFLNNMDLAYAAADVIISRAGASSVSELCIVGKPVIFIPSPNVAEDHQTKNAMAVVDKEAALIIKEEDLNADFENNFSLLVASPEKQKQLGKNIKKLALVNATKQIADEVEKLLKN from the coding sequence GTGAATAACAAAAATAAAACATATAAAATCATTTTGTCTGGCGGAGGTACGGGAGGTCATATCTATCCAGCTATAGCCATTGCTAACGAGTTAAAATTGCGTATGCCAAATGCAGAATTTTTGTTTGTAGGGGCAAAGGATAGAATGGAAATGGATAAGGTGCCAGAAGCAGGGTATGCTATTAAAGGGCTTTGGATTTCTGGAATTCAGAGGAAACTGACTTTTAAAAATTTAATGTTTCCATTTAAATTGATACATAGTTTGTGGGGAGCAAGAAAAATTGTAAAAGATTTTAAGCCAGATGTAGCTATTGGAACAGGTGGGTTTGCTAGTGGACCACTACTTTATATGGCGGCTTTAAATAGGATTCCTAGTTTAATACAAGAGCAAAATTCTTACCCTGGAATAACTAATAAACTATTATCCAAAAAAGCACAAAAAATATGTGTGGCTTATGATGGATTGGAGCGATTTTTTCCAAAAGATAGAATCATAAAAACGGGAAACCCAGTGCGTCAGGGCTTATTGGATATTGATACTAAAACGGATGAAGCAAAAAACTTTTTCAATTTGAAACAAGGTAAGCATACGCTTTTAGTGTTAGGAGGTAGTTTAGGGGCTAAGCGAGTTAATGAATTAATAGAGAAAGAGCTGGATTTTTTAGACACTCAAAACGTACAGATTATTTGGCAATGTGGGAAGTTGTATTATCAGCAGTATAAAATATATAGCAATACTAAAAATGTTCAAGTTTATGAGTTTTTGAACAACATGGATTTGGCTTATGCTGCTGCAGATGTTATTATTTCAAGAGCTGGTGCAAGTTCTGTTTCAGAACTGTGTATAGTTGGTAAGCCTGTAATTTTTATACCATCACCTAATGTAGCTGAAGATCATCAAACAAAAAACGCAATGGCTGTAGTTGATAAAGAAGCAGCTTTGATAATAAAAGAAGAAGATTTAAATGCTGATTTTGAAAATAACTTTTCGCTATTAGTAGCATCACCAGAGAAGCAAAAACAATTAGGTAAAAATATAAAGAAACTCGCATTGGTAAATGCAACAAAGCAAATAGCTGATGAAGTTGAAAAACTTTTGAAAAATTAA
- the murD gene encoding UDP-N-acetylmuramoyl-L-alanine--D-glutamate ligase → MTKHRLVVLGGGESGVGAALLGQKKGYDVFVSDKGKIKDNYKEVLIHNEIEWEEEQHTESKILNADIVMKSPGIPDKAPLVKQIRDKGVLVVSEIEFASKFTTATIVGITGSNGKTTTATLTHHLLKQELEVGLAGNIGDSFAKQVLEKNHPNYVLEISSFQLDDIIGFKPKIAVLTNITPDHLDRYDYQFENYIISKFRIAENQTKEDYLIYDADDEAIVNHLKKHPVQSTLLPFSLVKTIENGACLDKENIKITIDNNQIIMPTAKLALEGKHNIKNAMAASTVAHLLKIRKQTIRESLENFQGVEHRLEHVVKINKVQYINDSKATNVNATYYALESMDAPTVWIVGGVDKGNNYEELFSFVNEKVKAVICLGVDNEKLIDTFGNMVDVIVETQYMSEAVKIAYKIAEAGDNVLLSPACASFDLFENYEDRGRQFKNAVRNL, encoded by the coding sequence ATGACAAAACACAGATTAGTCGTATTAGGAGGTGGAGAAAGTGGTGTTGGTGCAGCGCTTTTAGGACAGAAAAAAGGCTATGATGTTTTTGTATCAGATAAAGGAAAAATTAAGGATAACTATAAAGAAGTTCTTATACATAATGAGATTGAATGGGAAGAAGAGCAGCATACTGAATCTAAAATTCTGAATGCAGATATTGTAATGAAAAGTCCTGGAATTCCAGATAAAGCTCCTTTAGTAAAACAGATACGGGATAAGGGTGTTTTGGTGGTTTCAGAAATTGAATTTGCTTCCAAATTTACAACAGCAACCATTGTTGGTATTACAGGTAGTAATGGAAAAACAACTACAGCAACTCTAACGCATCACTTATTAAAGCAGGAGTTAGAAGTTGGTTTGGCGGGAAATATTGGAGATAGTTTTGCTAAGCAAGTTTTAGAAAAAAACCATCCCAATTACGTGTTGGAAATAAGCAGTTTTCAATTAGATGATATTATTGGTTTTAAGCCTAAAATAGCAGTGTTGACTAATATTACTCCTGATCATTTGGATAGATATGATTATCAATTTGAAAATTATATCATTTCAAAATTTAGAATTGCAGAAAATCAGACAAAAGAAGATTATTTAATTTATGATGCAGATGATGAAGCTATTGTAAATCATTTAAAAAAGCACCCGGTTCAATCCACATTATTGCCATTTTCATTAGTAAAAACAATAGAAAATGGTGCGTGTTTAGATAAAGAGAATATAAAAATAACCATAGATAATAATCAAATAATTATGCCGACAGCAAAACTTGCATTAGAAGGAAAACACAATATTAAAAATGCTATGGCGGCTTCAACCGTAGCGCATTTATTGAAAATAAGAAAGCAAACCATTAGAGAGAGTTTGGAAAATTTTCAAGGGGTGGAACATAGATTGGAACATGTAGTAAAAATAAATAAAGTGCAGTATATCAATGATTCTAAAGCTACCAATGTTAATGCAACCTACTATGCTTTAGAAAGTATGGATGCACCAACGGTTTGGATTGTAGGAGGGGTTGATAAGGGGAATAATTATGAAGAGCTGTTTTCCTTTGTAAACGAAAAAGTAAAAGCGGTTATTTGTTTGGGGGTTGATAACGAAAAACTTATTGACACCTTTGGTAATATGGTTGATGTTATTGTTGAAACACAGTATATGAGTGAAGCTGTAAAAATTGCTTATAAAATTGCTGAAGCTGGCGATAATGTGTTATTGTCTCCTGCTTGTGCAAGTTTTGATTTGTTTGAAAATTATGAAGATAGAGGACGTCAATTTAAAAATGCAGTAAGAAACTTGTAA
- the murC gene encoding UDP-N-acetylmuramate--L-alanine ligase — protein sequence MNLNNIHNVYFLGIGGIGMSALARYFHANKKQVAGYDKTQTDITDGLGVLGIDIHFEDAIENINTTFLSKENTLIVYTPAIPNGHKEYQYFIDNSFQVLKRSQVLGLITENTFCLAVAGTHGKTTTTSILGHLMYECNVPLTAFLGGVSENYNSNFIENGTKVSVVEADEFDRSFLTLSPDIACITSMDADHLDIYGDASEVTRSFEDFSKKVKSTGKLFVRNGLPIKGITYGIDDESDYSVKNIKIENGSYVFDVKTPETIIENIQFNLPGRHNLSNALIALAMAVEYGCPHWQLAKALASYKGVKRRFTYHIKTEDFVFIDDYAHHPEEINAVHQAVREMYPDKKVLAVFQPHLFSRTRDFVDDFAKSLSQFDEVILLDIYPARELPIEGVTSLWLLNKIDNKNKKVVSKKDLLAEIHDSRSQIVLTIGAGDIGEEVKKIKKEFTVES from the coding sequence ATGAATTTAAATAATATACATAATGTTTATTTTCTTGGTATCGGTGGTATAGGAATGAGTGCGCTTGCGCGTTATTTTCATGCTAATAAAAAGCAAGTAGCAGGATATGATAAAACTCAAACGGATATAACTGATGGTTTGGGGGTTTTGGGTATAGATATTCATTTTGAAGATGCCATTGAAAATATAAATACTACTTTTTTGAGTAAAGAGAATACGCTGATAGTGTATACGCCAGCCATTCCAAATGGACATAAAGAGTATCAATATTTTATAGATAATAGTTTTCAGGTTTTAAAACGGTCTCAGGTACTTGGTTTAATAACAGAAAACACCTTTTGTTTGGCTGTTGCAGGTACGCATGGTAAAACCACAACAACCAGTATTTTAGGGCATTTAATGTATGAGTGTAATGTGCCATTAACCGCTTTCTTAGGTGGTGTTTCTGAAAATTATAATTCTAATTTTATTGAAAATGGTACTAAAGTTTCAGTGGTTGAAGCTGATGAATTTGATAGGTCTTTCTTAACTTTATCTCCAGACATTGCATGTATCACGTCTATGGATGCAGATCATTTAGATATTTATGGTGATGCTTCAGAGGTAACGAGATCCTTTGAAGACTTTTCTAAAAAAGTGAAATCAACAGGAAAACTATTTGTTAGAAATGGCTTGCCGATAAAAGGGATAACTTATGGAATTGACGATGAGTCTGATTATTCTGTTAAAAATATAAAAATAGAAAATGGAAGCTATGTTTTTGATGTGAAAACACCAGAAACAATAATTGAAAATATACAATTTAACCTACCTGGTAGACATAATCTGTCGAATGCATTAATAGCCTTGGCGATGGCTGTAGAATACGGTTGCCCTCACTGGCAGCTCGCCAAAGCTTTAGCATCTTATAAGGGTGTGAAACGACGATTTACCTATCATATTAAAACTGAGGACTTTGTTTTTATTGATGACTACGCACACCATCCAGAGGAAATAAATGCAGTACATCAGGCGGTTAGGGAAATGTACCCTGATAAAAAAGTGTTAGCCGTTTTTCAGCCACATTTGTTTAGTAGAACGCGTGATTTTGTTGATGATTTTGCAAAAAGTTTATCACAATTTGATGAGGTTATATTATTAGATATTTACCCTGCAAGGGAATTGCCAATTGAAGGTGTAACATCATTGTGGTTATTAAATAAAATAGATAATAAAAATAAAAAAGTAGTTAGTAAAAAAGATTTACTGGCAGAGATACATGACAGTCGTTCTCAAATAGTTTTAACTATTGGGGCGGGAGATATAGGCGAAGAGGTGAAAAAAATTAAAAAAGAATTTACAGTTGAAAGTTAA